The Roseimicrobium gellanilyticum genome contains a region encoding:
- a CDS encoding glutamine amidotransferase, whose amino-acid sequence MVEEWFWQSATGSWPKIAIALSVAALGVLWIAYRGVTGRAWRREAAILCKVLVFALLLLMLMEPMAMTRVPKPGQNDVLILADDSASLALLDSTTGKPAGEPVKKALHRDASWIREVEKTFRTHAYSFDDRLHERTQLDALKFASMRSALAGSLESLQQRYLRQPVAAVLLFTDGNATDAAKLEEMMANSKASAPIFPVVTGVREVSSDLALKSVDVTQTPFEDSPVAVTAKIAAAGLGDTGVSLVIQDEAGKVVKTENHKLAKAQTEHTFQTRFRPEKMGISFFKVSVVKDQAVSHLTDPAKLKEVSAEATMENNQRFLAIDRRSGPYRVLYVSGRPNWEYKFLRRSLEPDDEVKLAALIRMAKREPKFQWRGREGETSNPLFRGFKSNEPEEAQRYDQPVLKRLNVMDASELADGFPKTPEELFGKFRAVVLDDVEAEFFTREQLDLLERFVSVRGGSLVMLGGQESFRLGGYEHTPVGRMLPVYLDRTGDVSPAEEAKFNLTREGWLEPWMRLRNTEPEEESRMASMPAFYSVNQSTAIKPGASILATVTDARRKSHPAMVVQRYGNGRVAAVTVGDMWRWGLNDPASQADMAKSWRQLFRWLVVDVPDRVDMQLSITPSGSHELVKPQVRVRDLAFRPQDDATVSIEIQEPDGGRISQGAEPAMTEAGLFEMSAHAGAQGAYRVKATVKDSAGAVVGESNSGWALNPAAEEFASLLPNRPLLERLAAWSGGRVLTVDELGSWASELSEIKMPVMETRTEPLWHRWWVLVLLVGLLGTEWWLRRRQGWR is encoded by the coding sequence ATGGTTGAGGAGTGGTTCTGGCAGAGCGCCACGGGTTCATGGCCGAAGATCGCGATCGCTCTCAGCGTGGCGGCTCTAGGGGTGTTGTGGATTGCTTATCGCGGCGTGACGGGGCGTGCCTGGCGCAGGGAGGCGGCCATCCTTTGCAAGGTGCTGGTGTTTGCCCTGCTGTTGCTCATGCTCATGGAGCCGATGGCCATGACCCGGGTGCCGAAGCCGGGGCAGAATGATGTGCTCATCCTCGCAGACGACTCTGCCAGCCTTGCTCTTCTCGACAGCACCACCGGAAAACCGGCAGGTGAACCGGTAAAGAAGGCTCTGCATCGAGATGCGTCGTGGATAAGAGAGGTGGAGAAGACTTTCCGGACGCATGCCTATTCATTTGATGATCGGCTGCACGAGCGCACTCAGCTGGATGCCTTGAAGTTTGCGAGCATGCGTTCCGCGCTGGCTGGCAGTCTGGAGAGCCTACAGCAGCGATATCTGAGACAGCCGGTTGCCGCCGTGCTGCTCTTCACGGATGGCAATGCCACTGATGCGGCGAAGCTGGAGGAGATGATGGCGAATTCCAAGGCGTCCGCTCCCATCTTTCCTGTTGTGACGGGCGTGCGTGAGGTATCGAGTGATCTGGCCTTGAAGAGCGTGGACGTCACGCAGACCCCCTTCGAAGATTCACCCGTAGCCGTCACTGCGAAGATTGCCGCCGCCGGCCTTGGTGATACCGGTGTCTCCCTCGTGATTCAGGATGAGGCCGGCAAGGTGGTGAAGACGGAGAATCACAAGCTGGCCAAGGCCCAGACGGAGCACACGTTCCAGACCCGCTTCCGACCGGAGAAGATGGGTATCTCCTTCTTCAAGGTGTCCGTGGTGAAGGATCAGGCGGTGTCGCATCTGACGGATCCCGCGAAACTGAAGGAAGTGTCCGCCGAGGCCACGATGGAAAACAACCAGCGCTTCCTCGCGATTGACCGGCGTAGCGGGCCCTATCGTGTGTTGTATGTGAGTGGCCGGCCGAATTGGGAGTACAAGTTTCTACGCCGCTCGCTGGAACCGGATGATGAAGTGAAGCTCGCGGCGCTCATTCGCATGGCCAAGCGCGAGCCGAAATTCCAATGGCGGGGCAGGGAAGGGGAGACGAGCAATCCGCTTTTCCGTGGATTCAAATCGAACGAGCCTGAGGAGGCGCAACGCTATGACCAGCCGGTGCTGAAGCGGCTGAATGTGATGGATGCGTCTGAGCTCGCGGACGGCTTTCCCAAGACGCCCGAAGAACTTTTTGGAAAATTCCGTGCGGTGGTCCTGGATGATGTGGAGGCGGAGTTCTTCACGCGCGAGCAGCTTGATCTGCTGGAGCGTTTTGTGAGTGTGCGCGGTGGGTCGCTGGTGATGCTCGGTGGGCAGGAGTCCTTCCGGTTGGGCGGCTATGAGCACACGCCTGTGGGACGCATGCTCCCGGTGTATCTGGATCGGACTGGTGATGTGAGTCCTGCTGAGGAGGCGAAATTCAATCTTACGCGTGAGGGCTGGCTGGAGCCATGGATGCGCCTGCGCAACACGGAGCCGGAGGAGGAGTCGCGGATGGCATCCATGCCTGCCTTCTATTCTGTGAATCAGAGTACGGCCATCAAACCTGGTGCCTCCATCCTCGCCACGGTTACGGATGCGCGAAGGAAGTCTCATCCTGCGATGGTTGTGCAACGGTATGGCAATGGTCGTGTGGCTGCGGTGACGGTAGGCGACATGTGGCGCTGGGGTTTGAATGACCCGGCATCGCAAGCGGACATGGCGAAATCATGGAGGCAACTCTTCCGCTGGCTCGTGGTGGATGTTCCAGATCGCGTGGATATGCAGCTCAGCATCACACCTTCTGGTTCGCATGAGCTGGTGAAGCCGCAGGTGCGTGTGCGTGATCTCGCGTTCCGCCCGCAGGATGATGCCACGGTGAGCATCGAGATTCAGGAGCCGGATGGCGGGCGCATCTCTCAAGGGGCAGAGCCCGCGATGACAGAAGCGGGACTCTTTGAGATGTCTGCACATGCAGGTGCCCAAGGTGCCTACCGCGTGAAAGCCACGGTGAAGGACAGTGCCGGCGCGGTAGTCGGCGAAAGCAATTCGGGATGGGCGCTCAATCCAGCTGCGGAGGAGTTTGCGTCTCTGTTGCCGAATCGCCCGCTGCTGGAACGTCTCGCGGCCTGGAGCGGCGGGCGTGTGCTGACGGTGGATGAACTGGGCTCGTGGGCCTCGGAGCTTTCAGAGATCAAGATGCCCGTCATGGAAACGCGCACGGAACCTCTGTGGCATCGCTGGTGGGTGCTGGTGCTGCTGGTTGGGCTGTTGGGTACGGAGTGGTGGCTGAGAAGGAGGCAGGGATGGAGATGA